Proteins from a genomic interval of Longimicrobium terrae:
- a CDS encoding serine hydrolase domain-containing protein, translating into MRIQTRVSILGAAAVMMAGAAPAVAQGNDVQAFAAEVDSLRRAAGIPGLSIAVVRDGRVVLARGFGWADVEARTPATEHTPYNIASVTKTISGVVALRLAERGKLDLDRPLSSFAGWDEFCTEVAADGPRIFFRDLRCDQPITFRHLMGMRINGDAGQRFFYNPIAFSWASRPMMQVTGRAFSDLVADEVFRPAGMTESARIHRALPLRADLAARLALPYHLDSAGTVIRSEPPAPQGDGAAGGVISTAADLARFDAALDDERLLADSSKQMMWSAGRNAAGQTLPYGVGWYVQEIGARRAVWHSGLWDGAYSALYLKLPDERLTLILLANSDGLGWGNPLDQAAVERSPFAAAFLRRFRGQ; encoded by the coding sequence ATGAGAATCCAGACGCGGGTTTCGATCCTGGGTGCCGCCGCCGTGATGATGGCCGGCGCGGCACCCGCCGTTGCGCAGGGAAACGACGTGCAGGCGTTCGCGGCGGAGGTGGATTCGCTGCGCAGGGCGGCCGGCATCCCCGGACTGTCCATCGCGGTGGTGCGCGACGGCCGCGTGGTGCTGGCCCGCGGCTTCGGGTGGGCAGACGTGGAGGCACGCACGCCCGCCACCGAGCACACGCCGTACAACATCGCCTCCGTCACCAAGACGATCTCCGGCGTGGTCGCCCTGCGCCTGGCAGAGCGGGGCAAGCTGGATCTGGACCGCCCGCTGTCCAGCTTCGCCGGCTGGGACGAGTTCTGCACCGAGGTGGCGGCCGACGGGCCCCGCATCTTCTTTCGCGATCTGCGCTGCGACCAGCCCATCACCTTCCGCCACCTCATGGGCATGCGGATCAACGGCGACGCGGGCCAGCGCTTCTTCTACAACCCGATCGCGTTCTCGTGGGCATCGCGGCCCATGATGCAGGTGACGGGGCGCGCCTTCAGCGACCTGGTGGCGGATGAGGTGTTCCGACCGGCGGGGATGACGGAGTCGGCGCGCATCCACCGCGCGCTGCCGCTTCGCGCGGATCTGGCCGCCCGGCTCGCGCTGCCGTACCACCTGGATTCGGCCGGAACGGTCATCCGCTCGGAGCCGCCGGCACCGCAGGGGGACGGCGCCGCGGGCGGTGTCATCTCCACCGCGGCCGATCTGGCGCGGTTCGACGCCGCGCTGGACGACGAGCGGCTGCTGGCGGATTCATCAAAGCAGATGATGTGGAGCGCCGGGCGCAACGCGGCCGGGCAGACGCTGCCGTACGGGGTCGGCTGGTACGTGCAGGAGATCGGCGCGCGGCGCGCCGTGTGGCACTCGGGGCTGTGGGACGGCGCCTACTCCGCGCTCTACCTCAAGCTCCCGGACGAGCGGCTGACGCTCATTCTGCTGGCCAACAGCGACGGGCTGGGCTGGGGCAACCCGCTGGACCAGGCCGCCGTCGAGCGCTCGCCCTTTGCCGCCGCCTTCCTGCGGCGGTTCCGCGGCCAGTAG
- a CDS encoding polyribonucleotide nucleotidyltransferase, which yields MAKLERQFAGRPFILEAGKMARQADGSCTVQFGETMVLCTAVAQDNPTHLPFFPLTIEYRERTYAAGKIPGGFIKREGRPSDKEILSARLIDRPLRPLFPDGFYNETQVFVYVISADQENDADVIALTGASLALNMSRIPFAEPVAAVRIGRIQGQWVLNPTFAQLEYSDLDVIVAGSEDAIQMVEGGALEVPEEEIAEGLVVAHAAIKELIGIQKEMLAQLDVPAKMEWTPRAVDATIRERVESAAGTRVAEALKIAGKHERADALKAIRTEIAASIAAEFPDSDKDVGGVMKDLEKRETREMILNTGTRSDGRTTDQVRPISIDVDVLPRAHGSALFTRGQTQALGVTTLGTQGDEQAYDTIDFPTQQKKSFMLHYNFPPFSTGEVKPMRGTSRREIGHGALAERALEAMLPPFDEFPYTIRVVSDVLESNGSSSMATVCAGSLSLMQAGVPMRAAVAGVAMGLIKEGDRVAVLTDILGSEDALGDMDFKVAGTREGVTSIQMDIKIEGLTIELMREALQKANVARMHILDKMDEVLSEARPELSQYAPRIITVKIDPAKIGEIIGPKGKTIRGIQEATGATINIDDDGTITIASVSGEGGERARRIIAGMTEEAEVGKIYEGQVKSTTTFGAFVEIMPGTEGLLHISELQAGRVEKTEDVVKKGDVVQVKLLSIDEKGRLRLSRKAALAELAGNGGNATDGASGGSATGAPAPGSAQA from the coding sequence ATGGCAAAGCTGGAAAGACAGTTCGCGGGACGCCCGTTCATTCTGGAAGCGGGCAAGATGGCCCGCCAGGCGGACGGCTCGTGCACCGTGCAGTTCGGTGAGACCATGGTGCTGTGCACCGCGGTGGCGCAGGACAACCCGACCCACCTTCCGTTCTTTCCGCTGACGATCGAGTACCGCGAGCGCACGTACGCGGCGGGCAAGATCCCCGGCGGGTTCATCAAGCGCGAAGGGCGTCCCTCCGACAAGGAGATCCTGTCCGCGCGGCTCATCGACCGCCCGCTTCGCCCGCTGTTCCCCGACGGCTTCTACAACGAGACGCAGGTCTTTGTCTACGTCATCTCCGCCGACCAGGAGAACGACGCCGACGTGATCGCGCTCACCGGCGCCTCGCTGGCGCTGAACATGAGCCGCATTCCGTTCGCGGAGCCGGTGGCCGCCGTGCGCATCGGGCGCATCCAGGGCCAGTGGGTGCTGAACCCCACCTTCGCGCAGCTGGAGTACAGCGACCTGGACGTGATCGTCGCCGGCAGCGAAGACGCCATTCAGATGGTTGAGGGCGGCGCGCTGGAAGTGCCGGAAGAAGAGATCGCCGAGGGCCTGGTGGTGGCGCACGCCGCCATCAAGGAGCTGATCGGCATTCAGAAGGAGATGCTGGCGCAGCTGGACGTGCCGGCCAAGATGGAGTGGACGCCCCGCGCCGTGGACGCCACCATCCGCGAGCGGGTGGAGAGCGCCGCCGGCACCCGCGTGGCCGAGGCCCTCAAGATCGCCGGCAAGCACGAGCGCGCCGACGCCCTCAAGGCCATCCGCACCGAGATCGCCGCGTCCATCGCCGCCGAGTTCCCGGACAGCGACAAGGACGTGGGCGGCGTGATGAAGGATCTGGAAAAGCGCGAAACGCGCGAAATGATCCTGAACACCGGCACCCGCTCCGACGGCCGCACGACCGACCAGGTGCGCCCCATCAGCATCGACGTGGACGTGCTGCCGCGCGCGCACGGCTCGGCGCTGTTCACCCGCGGGCAGACCCAGGCGCTGGGCGTGACCACGCTGGGCACGCAGGGCGACGAGCAGGCGTACGACACCATCGACTTCCCCACGCAGCAGAAGAAGTCGTTCATGCTGCACTACAACTTCCCCCCGTTCAGCACGGGCGAAGTGAAGCCCATGCGCGGCACCAGCCGCCGCGAAATCGGCCACGGCGCGCTGGCCGAGCGGGCGCTGGAGGCGATGCTTCCGCCGTTTGACGAGTTCCCCTACACGATCCGCGTGGTGAGCGACGTGCTGGAGAGCAACGGCTCGTCGTCGATGGCCACGGTGTGCGCCGGTTCGCTGTCGCTGATGCAGGCGGGCGTGCCCATGCGCGCGGCCGTGGCCGGCGTGGCCATGGGGCTGATCAAGGAAGGCGACCGCGTGGCGGTGCTGACCGACATCCTGGGCTCCGAAGACGCGCTGGGCGACATGGACTTCAAGGTGGCGGGCACCCGCGAGGGCGTGACCTCCATCCAGATGGACATCAAGATCGAGGGGCTCACCATCGAGCTCATGCGCGAGGCGCTGCAGAAGGCGAACGTGGCGCGCATGCACATCCTCGACAAGATGGATGAAGTGCTCAGCGAGGCTCGTCCGGAGCTCAGCCAGTACGCGCCGCGCATCATCACCGTCAAGATCGATCCGGCCAAGATCGGCGAAATCATCGGGCCCAAGGGCAAGACGATCCGCGGCATCCAGGAAGCCACGGGCGCCACGATCAACATCGACGACGACGGCACCATCACCATCGCGTCGGTGAGCGGCGAGGGCGGCGAGCGCGCGCGCCGCATCATCGCCGGGATGACGGAAGAGGCCGAGGTCGGCAAGATCTACGAGGGCCAGGTCAAGAGCACCACGACGTTCGGCGCGTTCGTGGAGATCATGCCCGGCACCGAGGGCCTGCTGCACATCAGCGAGCTGCAGGCCGGCCGCGTGGAAAAGACCGAGGACGTGGTCAAGAAGGGCGACGTGGTGCAGGTGAAGCTCCTTTCCATCGACGAAAAGGGCCGCCTTCGCCTGTCGCGCAAGGCCGCGCTGGCGGAGCTTGCCGGCAACGGCGGCAATGCCACGGACGGCGCCAGCGGCGGCAGCGCCACGGGTGCTCCGGCCCCGGGCAGCGCCCAGGCGTAA